In a single window of the Schistocerca americana isolate TAMUIC-IGC-003095 chromosome X, iqSchAmer2.1, whole genome shotgun sequence genome:
- the LOC124555908 gene encoding craniofacial development protein 2-like — translation MTIGTWNVRTLLDANNYRPERRTALITQELARLDIDIAALSETRLSGEGHISEVRSGYTIFWKGKDAGEPRIHGAGFAVKTKIVKDLRLTPVSINERLMTLRVPIGSDRFITFVSAYAPTLDSDEDTKNQFYHQLNSTLSKIPIQDKLILLGDFNVRVGRDNRFWRDVMGKQGVGNCNANGLLLLGLCAEHELFISNTQFRLRNRYKTTWMHPRSKHWHLIDYVITRQRDKKDILITKAALNIDECWTDHRLLVSHLRVPKYRRPRSHFSNPPRRKFNISNLNNKNVRSHFQDILSEQLNKAPATTDDVEQEWTTLKNIIKETAENVVGCSARKRSDWFDDNHGEIQAIINAKRDAYLSLAQDPSCAEKKAHFLDLKQKCQSEIRVIKNK, via the coding sequence atgacaatagggacatggaatgtcaggaccctcctggacgcgaacaattacagaccagagagaagaaccgctcttatcacccaagaactagcccgtctagatatagacatagctgccttgagtgagacaagactctcaggtgagggacacattagtgaggtacgttcagggtacaccatcttctggaagggaaaggatgcaggagaaccacgcatccatggtgcaggatttgccgtaaaaacgaaaatagtgaaagatcttcgacttacacctgtctcaattaatgaaagactgatgactcttagagtacccattggttcagacagattcatcaccttcgtctctgcatatgctcctactttagacagtgatgaagacacaaagaatcagttctaccaccaactgaacagtactctctctaaaatacccattcaagataaattaattttacttggtgatttcaatgtcagagtgggaagggacaaccgtttttggagagatgtcatgggtaaacaaggggtgggaaactgcaatgcaaatgggttgctacttcttggtctatgtgctgagcacgagcttttcatctccaatacccaattccgtttgcgtaaccgttataagaccacatggatgcacccacgctccaaacattggcatcttatagactacgttattacgcgacagcgtgacaagaaagacattctcatcacaaaagcagcactaaacatcgatgagtgctggacggaccatagacttttagtcagccatttgagagtaccaaagtatcgcaggccacgatcccacttttcaaacccaccacgcagaaaattcaacataagcaacctgaacaacaaaaatgttcgctcacacttccaagacatactgtccgaacaacttaacaaagctccagcaaccacagatgacgtcgaacaagaatggaccacattaaagaacatcatcaaagaaactgctgagaatgttgttggttgtagtgcacggaaaagaagtgactggtttgatgacaaccacggagaaatccaagccatcatcaatgcaaagcgggatgcttacctatcccttgctcaagatccatcctgcgcagaaaagaaagcacactttctagacctcaagcagaaatgtcaaagtgaaatacgagtaatcaagaacaaatag